The region TTTAAGTCTTAGTCCAACTTATTTATCACTTTGGCTCTGGAGTTACTAGCAGTTCACTCATTCATTGATAAACATAATAGGCTATTTGGCCAAGAGCGAGTGTATTGTCTTTGTTGGCCCTTTTACTTCCaagttttaaacaaatcacTGATGTTCCCATGTTTCAGGGATTTTGGGAAAGGAAGTTATTACTGATCACTTGAACCTGCATACATTTAGCAATCTGAAAGTAGCACTTCCTGGGACTCCTTTGTTAAGATCTGACAGCTTATGGTacccaaaaaaaagcaaataaaaaaaaaatactgaggACTGTATATTGAAAGTTTTACTTGATGGATTCTAGAGCTTGCAATATCACAATTTCCCAGGTGTGCTTGGATGTGATGTTTTTACAGAATATGATATTTCAAGTGTCATACATTCATGTTTTGCAGGCCAATAATATCGTTGGCTAGTTTCATGGTCTCCCAATTGCTCCTACATATATTTTTAGCatacttaaaatatatttttaagtatatttttagCAGCTGAGATGCTGTAGCTCAAGGACAATGGTAGGGACATTGTGAggatggaaaaaattaagaaaatgtgtgtaaatcTGAACTGATGTTACTGTCACAATGTTGAACACTAGTATtgtaattatattaaattagcGATTAGCACTACCAGTATCTGTGTGTACTCCTTGGGTGGCCAGTAGATTGTACCTTAACTGTGAGGGTTTCAAAACACTGCAAACCAAGTCCAGCAGAaccaagttatttttattagttatttgtGGGAAATCTAAAAACATTGGTGTAATACATTTAGCTACCTTTTAACCAACTTTAGTCTCCCATTCAGTTTCTAAGTGGCATTCTGAATGAAAGACTGACATGCGTCTATAGAAAATGGATTCAGTACCACTCTGATACTGAAACCAGCTCACTGAGTATACTTCAGTCATCCAACCTAAAGATTGTTATGTTCAGTGCAACCTGTAAGTCTTTATGTGTGGTCCAgttgctgatttttaaaaaaacaatctggtAAAGCAAAACATCGACTGATACCAGTCAAAGGCTAATAGAAGTGTAGCTTTGGGGATTAGTTGATCTCGGTAGAAGGGGCGTGGCAGTGAATCTTGAGTTTTATGCTAACAACTCACTTGTAAATAAAGTTGCTTCTTATTGAATGTGATTTAGTAGTATGGTTTTCTTCCTTAATACGTCGGGGTACTTATGTCATTCCATTGTTTCTGcaacgtttttatttattgtccaATATGGACTTACGAATGTTGACCATAGAAATCCATAAGGAACTTTGCCTCTATGTGGTTAGACTATGCAAACAATGTCTAAAGATGAATTGTCCCTTTCTGTTCCAGGAGGAGGCGAGCCGGCGCCTGGGTAGATGTGAGCCCAAGGTAATGGCCAGGCTGGTGGACATAAGCACACAGACAGATCCCGTAGTTGTGCTGTCCTTGGCCCAGGCCGCCGTGCTAGGTCTCATCTCCCAGAATGAAGTGTTTGGAGCTACCATCGCACCCAATGGCTTCTACACCGGCGAACCCAAAGAGTCCCCTGCACCGCCAGTAGACGGAGTCGACTACGAGTACGCAGACCAGCTTATCGGTGCCAACGGAGATTACCTCGGAGACAACTTAGGAGAAGACGGCCAGATGCAGCCCAGCTGCAGCCAGAGGCGGTGGCAACAGGTGGCACCGCCACCGCAACACGTGGACACCAAAATGGTCCTCCCTGACCGTCACGCCCTCCAAGGCAGTGACGTGACCTCCTCCCACGTGAAAGGGGAAGAGGTAACTTCTGCTATGCCCTCTTGCGTCCACATGCTGAACAATATGGCTCCCAGAGGGGGATTAATTCAGGTAGATCCAGCCACTCTCAGAGGCCCCAACAAGAACTGTGCAGAGTGTGAGCGCGAAGTCACCAACCAGCAGCAAGCAAACACTCACGTCCATCCTCCACCGGCCCAAGTGGTACATAGAGGGGCAGAGCAGGGTCACAGGGGACTCCAGCCCCAGCGCCCCATGGGGGGCCACTGTCGAGGAGCTAGAGGGGACGAAGAGGAGGTAGAACACCCGGGCAACACTATGATGAAGCCCAATCAGCAGGAGGAAGCTATCAGCAGCTACTTTCAGACCAGTGAGGTGGGCAGCTATGACTCTACAGAAATGGGCATGGGCGGCGAGTACGAAGATGGCGGCCAGAGCATGATGTGGACGGACGGGAGCAGCGGAGCGCAGCATCAGCAGCCCCCACACCCTCAGCCTCCCCGGCGACATGGTGGCCGCAGAGTGGACCGGCTGGACATAAACATCCAGATCGACGAGTCGTACTGCGTGGATGTTGGAGACGGCCTCAAGCGCTGGAAGTGTCGCATGTGCGACAAGTCCTACACGTCCAAGTACAACCTGGTCACGCACATCCTGGGCCACAACGGCATCAAACCACATGCCTGCCCGCACTGTGGGAAGCTCTTCAAGCAGCCCAGTCACCTTCAGACTCATCTGCTGACCCACCAAGGAACGCGGCCCCACAAGTGCACTGTCTGCAAGAAGGGCTTCACTCAGACCAGCCACCTGAAGCGACACATGCTCCAGCACACCGACGTCAAGCCATACAGCTGCCGGTTCTGCCGCCGGGGCTTCGCCTACCCCAGCGAGCTGCGGGCGCACGAGGTGAAGCACGAGCGCGGCCGCTGCCACGTCTGTTCGCAGTGCGGCATGGAATTCCCCACCTACGCTCACCTCAAGCGACACCAGACCAGCCACCAGGGCCCACACACCTTCCAGTGCACAGAGTGCAACAAGTCTTTTGCATACCGGAGCCAGCTCCAGAACCATCTGCTGAAGCACCAGAGCCCGCGGCCTTACACCTGCTCCCAGTGTGGCCTGGAGTTTGTGCAGCTCCACCACTTACGTCAGCACTCGCTAACTCATAAGGTACTCCTACCTTTTGTGACCTTTAGGTTTTCCTGCAAACAATTATCCTGTGCAATGATCTATGGGATGAATGTGGTTTGAAAGggcagaattacattttttccagtCACATAGTTCCaatttataacacaatcaattaatcattgtgtttaattgatttttaaaaaaatatatattatatattgatTATGTAATTTCAATATATAATTAATCAATAGTAAtttcctgctgggatgaataaagtacttctattctattctataacaCAATTTTTTGCTATGAAATGCTCtatatatgaaatatgacttaaaaaaaatttgactttgtaatttcatttcttgaaattgggtctctttaaaatgctttaagaaCTCTTTCTTTAACTCTTAAAGGTTTCTTTGTTAAAACCTTCAGGAGTTGATAGAGAcctcctctattaactctttTAACAAAATTTTTACCAGCGTaacactgagaagtagctgctATGATGATCTCCGgagatgcgcagttccaccaggtgtttgctaattgctgctagctagtctgaaggagctgatttgCAGTCGTGGGGGAAGGcagctctgtgaggcggaaccTCGGCAGCTTGGAAACTTCAGCTCTTAGGAGGCGGAGTTAGGTTCACCCAGACGTTTTTGCttagctgaatggttgccatgggagattaaaggatttcccaaacatgcatgaaagaatcaaagcaacactccacgtgtgtttttgatgagggaataacattataacatataCTACCCTTTTAAAGTTCCTTTATTGAGACAACAGAAACAATTCTGGGataatttaaatttgatctCCCTCTGAAGTATAATTCGCAATCTGTTGCAGTTGCTGATGGTCAGCTTGACGAGCATCTCCACGAACCTTTTGTCAAAGTCCTCGTCTGA is a window of Xiphophorus maculatus strain JP 163 A chromosome 4, X_maculatus-5.0-male, whole genome shotgun sequence DNA encoding:
- the LOC102223742 gene encoding zinc finger protein 710 isoform X1 — protein: MRSLKHLKLHSRRSAEEASRRLGRCEPKVMARLVDISTQTDPVVVLSLAQAAVLGLISQNEVFGATIAPNGFYTGEPKESPAPPVDGVDYEYADQLIGANGDYLGDNLGEDGQMQPSCSQRRWQQVAPPPQHVDTKMVLPDRHALQGSDVTSSHVKGEEVTSAMPSCVHMLNNMAPRGGLIQVDPATLRGPNKNCAECEREVTNQQQANTHVHPPPAQVVHRGAEQGHRGLQPQRPMGGHCRGARGDEEEVEHPGNTMMKPNQQEEAISSYFQTSEVGSYDSTEMGMGGEYEDGGQSMMWTDGSSGAQHQQPPHPQPPRRHGGRRVDRLDINIQIDESYCVDVGDGLKRWKCRMCDKSYTSKYNLVTHILGHNGIKPHACPHCGKLFKQPSHLQTHLLTHQGTRPHKCTVCKKGFTQTSHLKRHMLQHTDVKPYSCRFCRRGFAYPSELRAHEVKHERGRCHVCSQCGMEFPTYAHLKRHQTSHQGPHTFQCTECNKSFAYRSQLQNHLLKHQSPRPYTCSQCGLEFVQLHHLRQHSLTHKGMKGHKCEVCSREFTLSANLKRHMLIHNSVRPFQCHVCFKSFIQKQTLKTHMIVHLPVKPFKCKVCGKSFNRMYNLLGHMHLHAGNKPFKCPYCTSKFNLKGNLSRHMKVKHGMDVSPEGQETLPEMESQGEYEGQNFNFTSTDNMHNSGSQNLTKLTTANIEDMEEYYNFGKDTSSYTTPSGLLPESDGR
- the LOC102223742 gene encoding zinc finger protein 710 isoform X2 translates to MARLVDISTQTDPVVVLSLAQAAVLGLISQNEVFGATIAPNGFYTGEPKESPAPPVDGVDYEYADQLIGANGDYLGDNLGEDGQMQPSCSQRRWQQVAPPPQHVDTKMVLPDRHALQGSDVTSSHVKGEEVTSAMPSCVHMLNNMAPRGGLIQVDPATLRGPNKNCAECEREVTNQQQANTHVHPPPAQVVHRGAEQGHRGLQPQRPMGGHCRGARGDEEEVEHPGNTMMKPNQQEEAISSYFQTSEVGSYDSTEMGMGGEYEDGGQSMMWTDGSSGAQHQQPPHPQPPRRHGGRRVDRLDINIQIDESYCVDVGDGLKRWKCRMCDKSYTSKYNLVTHILGHNGIKPHACPHCGKLFKQPSHLQTHLLTHQGTRPHKCTVCKKGFTQTSHLKRHMLQHTDVKPYSCRFCRRGFAYPSELRAHEVKHERGRCHVCSQCGMEFPTYAHLKRHQTSHQGPHTFQCTECNKSFAYRSQLQNHLLKHQSPRPYTCSQCGLEFVQLHHLRQHSLTHKGMKGHKCEVCSREFTLSANLKRHMLIHNSVRPFQCHVCFKSFIQKQTLKTHMIVHLPVKPFKCKVCGKSFNRMYNLLGHMHLHAGNKPFKCPYCTSKFNLKGNLSRHMKVKHGMDVSPEGQETLPEMESQGEYEGQNFNFTSTDNMHNSGSQNLTKLTTANIEDMEEYYNFGKDTSSYTTPPSYQTDPEALLFGDLGSAW